The following are from one region of the Arachis duranensis cultivar V14167 chromosome 10, aradu.V14167.gnm2.J7QH, whole genome shotgun sequence genome:
- the LOC107471916 gene encoding probable uridine nucleosidase 2, with the protein MAAEPKKIIIDTDPGIDDAMAIFLALRSPEVQVIGLTTIYGNVYTTLATRNALHLLEVAGRTDIPVAEGSHVTLTKGTKLRVADFVHGADGLGNQNFPPPEGKPIEDSAAAFLVQQAKLDPGEVTVVALGPLTNIALAIQLDPDFAKNIGQIVILGGAFAVNGNVNPAAEANIFGDPDAADVVFTSGADILTVGINVTHQVVLTGSDREKLASSNGKFAQYLTKILDLYFSYHHEAYNTDGVYLHDPTAFLAAVDPTLVTCMEGSVRVQTSGITRGLTILYNKQKRFGEITEWSNKPTVKVAVTVDAPRVVKMIMDRLVES; encoded by the exons ATGGCGGCCGAACCAAAGAAGATCATAATTGATACTGATCCTGGCATCG ATGATGCTATGGCAATATTTCTTGCCCTACGATCACCGGAGGTGCAAGTAATTGGACTTACAACCATTTATGGAAACGTTTACACCACCCTGGCAACCAGAAACGCCTTGCATCTG TTGGAGGTTGCAGGGAGAACTGATATACCGGTTGCTGAAGGATCTCATGTCACATTAACT AAAGGAACAAAACTTCGCGTTGCAGATTTTGTCCACGGTGCTGATGGACTTGGCAACCAAAATTTTCCTCCGCCAGAAGGGAAGCCCATCGAAGATTCAGCTGCTGCTTTTTTGGTTCAACAAGCAAAACTTGACCCTGGCGAAGTCACTGTGGTGGCCCTGGGCCCACTTACTAACATTGCTTTG GCCATACAGCTTGATCCAGATTTTGCCAAGAACATTGGGCAGATTGTTATACTCGGTGGTGCTTTTGCAGTAAATGGCAATGTGAATCCAGCCGCGGAAGCCAAT ATATTTGGTGATCCAGATGCTGCAGATGTTGTGTTCACAAGTGGAGCGGATATACTAACAGTGGGGATAAATGTTACCCACCAAGTTGTATTGACTG GTTCTGATCGAGAAAAGTTGGCAAGTTCAAATGGAAAATTCGCTCAGTACTTGACCAAAATCCTCGATCTGTATTTCTCGTATCATCATGAGGCCTACAACACCGACG GGGTTTACCTTCATGACCCCACAGCATTTCTTGCAGCTGTTGATCCTACTCTTGTAACCTGCATGGAGGGTAGTGTTAGAGTTCAAACCAGTGGCATTACACGGGGTCTTACAATACTGTACAACAAACAGAAAAG GTTTGGTGAAATCACTGAATGGTCCAATAAGCCCACAGTAAAGGTAGCTGTGACTGTTGATGCTCCTAGAGTTGTAAAAATGATCATGGATCGTCTTGTGGAGTCTTGA